In one Thermanaerovibrio velox DSM 12556 genomic region, the following are encoded:
- the amrA gene encoding AmmeMemoRadiSam system protein A yields MPHPPILVPQVGRGRELEAEKTLWGIKRLGMLLPYFKDETAIIMSPHFTYLPGHLIVGSLDMYSGDLSKFSAPEVSNQYVGNSLFAQDLLGFMAGADIPAKIDSKTRLLDHGTFVPLALLEGYGRRPAKIVPLNPVGLSPAQSYDLGRRLRDELDSNKADFGILFSGDLSHRLSPDAPCGFSPFGNVFDNMVIEALSSGDPSALLRLGEEQLYEAGQCGLNSVLAFIGMAQQPLRVLSYEGPFGVGYAVAVLRPKDIHHYVDFARLVLMDLLDNRLPDIPILVRSAGGGKEVWDQRSGCFVSLYTLNGQLRGCIGTIEPTRPSIALEIANNAAAAAFEDPRFSPVKPEELPNLKISVDVLSPLEDASIEDLNPKVYGVVVRAGRRRGVLLPDINGVDTVQDQLSIAKRKAGIGDHEEVKIQRFTVRRYKEP; encoded by the coding sequence ATGCCGCATCCGCCCATCTTGGTGCCTCAGGTTGGGCGGGGAAGGGAGTTGGAGGCGGAGAAAACCCTTTGGGGAATCAAAAGGCTTGGGATGCTCCTTCCTTACTTTAAGGATGAAACCGCCATTATCATGTCTCCGCACTTCACCTACCTTCCAGGTCACCTGATCGTGGGCAGTTTGGACATGTATAGCGGTGATCTTTCCAAGTTCTCTGCCCCCGAAGTCTCCAATCAATACGTAGGGAATTCGCTTTTCGCCCAGGATCTCTTGGGGTTTATGGCTGGGGCGGATATTCCAGCGAAAATTGACAGCAAGACCAGGCTTTTGGATCACGGCACCTTCGTGCCTCTAGCGCTATTGGAGGGATATGGCAGACGACCGGCCAAAATCGTCCCCTTAAACCCCGTGGGGCTTTCTCCAGCCCAATCATATGATCTTGGTAGGCGTCTCAGGGATGAACTTGATTCAAATAAAGCTGACTTTGGAATTCTTTTCAGCGGGGACCTATCCCATCGTTTAAGCCCAGATGCCCCATGTGGTTTTAGCCCCTTTGGGAACGTCTTTGACAATATGGTTATAGAAGCACTCTCCAGTGGGGATCCATCAGCTCTTCTCCGTTTGGGTGAAGAGCAGCTATATGAAGCAGGACAATGTGGACTTAATAGCGTGTTGGCATTCATTGGGATGGCCCAGCAACCGCTGAGGGTGTTGTCTTATGAGGGGCCCTTTGGAGTAGGGTATGCGGTGGCGGTCCTGAGACCTAAGGACATTCATCACTATGTGGATTTTGCCAGACTTGTCCTTATGGACCTCTTGGACAACAGGCTGCCCGATATACCCATTCTGGTGAGGTCCGCAGGCGGTGGCAAGGAGGTATGGGACCAAAGAAGTGGCTGTTTCGTGTCCCTTTATACTCTAAATGGCCAGCTTAGGGGGTGTATCGGAACCATTGAGCCGACAAGACCTTCCATTGCCCTTGAGATAGCCAACAACGCTGCTGCCGCTGCTTTTGAGGATCCAAGGTTTTCCCCGGTCAAACCGGAAGAACTTCCTAACTTGAAAATATCCGTTGACGTCTTGTCCCCTTTGGAAGATGCTTCTATAGAAGATCTAAATCCAAAGGTTTATGGTGTGGTAGTGCGGGCGGGCAGAAGGCGCGGTGTCCTTTTGCCGGACATCAATGGAGTTGACACGGTTCAAGATCAGCTTAGCATAGCCAAAAGAAAGGCTGGGATCGGGGACCATGAGGAGGTCAAAATCCAGCGATTTACCGTACGTAGATACAAAGAGCCTTGA
- the queA gene encoding tRNA preQ1(34) S-adenosylmethionine ribosyltransferase-isomerase QueA: MLDLDLMDSYDYQLPEELIAQSPVEPRDSSRLMVLPRTGGSIDHRIFRDVKDYLLPGDLLVLNDTRVMKSRLLGRKPSSGKVEVFLLSPLDEEGTLWQALVKPGRKVPHGTCVLFSDSEADMAIVEDRIGDGLRLVRFPNCNGRDIANRLGDVPLPPYIENDAVDENRYQTIYCDPCKERSVAAPTAGLHFTEELIRSLNDKGVRTSFVTLDVGIGTFRPVKTERASAHIMHQEVCSVPESTAELIAATKSKGGRVIAVGTTVVRTLESFGLNGIKGRSFSTNLFIRPGFQFKVVDGLVTNFHLPRSTLLMLVVAFAGYHNVMNAYKEAVSKRYRFFSFGDAMLIL; this comes from the coding sequence TTGTTGGATCTAGATCTGATGGATTCTTATGATTACCAACTGCCGGAGGAGTTGATAGCCCAGAGCCCGGTTGAGCCCAGGGACTCTTCTCGGCTAATGGTGCTACCCAGGACAGGGGGATCCATTGATCATAGGATCTTCCGAGATGTTAAGGATTACCTTCTACCCGGAGACCTGCTGGTTCTAAACGATACCAGGGTGATGAAGTCCCGGCTCTTGGGGCGTAAGCCGTCCTCAGGAAAGGTAGAGGTTTTCTTGCTGTCCCCATTGGATGAGGAAGGTACCCTGTGGCAGGCGCTGGTAAAGCCTGGCAGGAAGGTGCCTCATGGGACTTGCGTGCTATTCTCCGACTCCGAAGCGGATATGGCGATAGTGGAGGATAGGATAGGGGATGGGCTAAGGCTGGTCAGGTTCCCTAACTGTAACGGAAGGGATATAGCTAACAGGCTCGGGGATGTCCCTCTCCCTCCCTACATTGAGAACGATGCGGTTGATGAAAACAGGTACCAAACCATCTACTGTGACCCCTGCAAAGAAAGATCCGTAGCAGCACCAACCGCAGGCCTTCACTTCACAGAGGAGCTTATTAGGAGCCTCAATGATAAAGGGGTTAGAACATCTTTCGTAACGCTTGACGTTGGGATAGGGACCTTTAGACCAGTAAAAACGGAGAGGGCATCAGCCCACATCATGCATCAAGAGGTATGTTCGGTTCCCGAGTCCACCGCAGAGTTGATAGCAGCCACCAAGTCAAAGGGGGGCCGGGTTATTGCAGTGGGGACCACCGTGGTTAGAACGCTCGAATCATTTGGATTGAACGGGATAAAGGGAAGGAGTTTCTCGACAAACCTTTTCATAAGGCCGGGTTTTCAGTTTAAAGTAGTAGATGGCCTTGTGACTAACTTTCACCTACCTAGGAGCACCCTTTTAATGTTGGTGGTTGCATTTGCTGGGTATCACAACGTTATGAATGCTTACAAGGAAGCGGTTAGCAAAAGGTATAGGTTTTTCTCGTTTGGTGATGCCATGTTAATCTTGTAA
- a CDS encoding SpoIID/LytB domain-containing protein — translation MTDSSGISVPLSGRTSVSVGDGGVWVQGRFLSFPVKIYGDNLSFGPIGYRGSIELIPSRVGRGFNVVNVVELEDYVRGIMKVEANPEWPMEFLKAQAVVARTYALRNLGRHMSDGFDICSSLHCQVYRGRNGESPRSDQAVFNTSGVVLMYGSSLAITPFHSDSGGITAAASDVWGGRVPYLLSRPEPFQYRSPYSSWKTVLSSSQIESALKRINRWVGNIIGIRVVTRDKGGRITAMDIKGSAGTVRLSGHAFRMALGTSVVRSTNFTINGKMDTPDNSTVDRPIEADVKGKTDVSYETDPLVEMVEDGLFSKDEVFDMIMNPSKREMYKKMGEARTQGGTSRKGNDDDNRTAVATSSPTIRRASGSNSWVLEGQGWGHGVGMSQWGAKTMAEYGWNFEQILMYYFPGTHLGRR, via the coding sequence ATGACCGATTCATCTGGTATCTCTGTGCCCTTATCTGGTAGAACCTCGGTTTCTGTGGGGGATGGCGGTGTTTGGGTTCAAGGAAGGTTCTTGAGTTTTCCCGTAAAGATATATGGAGATAACCTCTCATTTGGTCCCATTGGCTATAGAGGAAGCATTGAGCTAATCCCCTCAAGAGTAGGCAGGGGGTTTAACGTCGTTAACGTGGTAGAACTAGAGGACTATGTAAGGGGCATCATGAAAGTTGAGGCGAATCCTGAGTGGCCTATGGAGTTCTTGAAGGCTCAAGCGGTAGTGGCCCGTACTTATGCCCTTAGGAATCTGGGAAGACACATGAGTGATGGCTTTGACATCTGTTCATCGCTCCATTGCCAGGTTTACAGAGGACGAAACGGAGAGAGCCCAAGATCTGATCAGGCAGTATTCAATACCTCCGGCGTTGTCCTGATGTACGGATCATCCCTTGCGATAACCCCTTTTCACTCGGACAGTGGCGGCATTACCGCTGCTGCGTCAGACGTATGGGGAGGACGTGTTCCATACCTTTTATCAAGGCCGGAGCCCTTCCAGTACAGAAGTCCTTATTCCAGCTGGAAGACGGTTTTGTCCTCCAGCCAGATCGAAAGCGCACTTAAACGCATAAACCGCTGGGTAGGTAACATCATCGGAATAAGGGTTGTAACCAGGGACAAAGGCGGTCGAATAACCGCCATGGACATAAAGGGCTCCGCCGGTACGGTTAGGCTTTCCGGACATGCCTTTAGGATGGCCTTGGGGACATCGGTCGTAAGGAGCACGAACTTTACCATAAACGGAAAAATGGACACCCCAGACAATTCTACGGTGGACAGGCCAATTGAAGCGGATGTGAAGGGGAAGACGGACGTATCATACGAAACAGATCCTCTAGTGGAGATGGTTGAGGATGGGCTGTTCTCAAAGGATGAGGTATTTGACATGATAATGAACCCCTCCAAGAGGGAGATGTATAAGAAGATGGGGGAGGCCAGGACACAGGGTGGAACATCCAGGAAGGGGAACGACGATGATAATCGTACCGCCGTCGCGACATCCTCGCCCACGATAAGACGTGCATCCGGCAGCAACTCTTGGGTCCTTGAGGGCCAGGGCTGGGGACATGGGGTGGGCATGTCTCAATGGGGTGCAAAGACCATGGCGGAGTACGGTTGGAACTTTGAACAAATATTGATGTACTACTTCCCCGGTACACATCTTGGGAGGCGTTAG
- a CDS encoding DUF2905 domain-containing protein, whose translation MWNLGKAFVLIGVVFLFVGLIVLGLSKFNLPIGKLPGDIVITRKNFTFFAPLGSMLVFSLVLSILLNVIYRIIGR comes from the coding sequence ATGTGGAATTTAGGCAAGGCGTTTGTCTTGATAGGTGTGGTGTTCCTCTTTGTGGGTCTTATCGTCTTAGGGCTTTCAAAATTCAACCTACCCATTGGGAAACTTCCAGGGGATATAGTTATTACCAGAAAGAACTTTACTTTCTTTGCACCATTGGGAAGCATGCTTGTATTTAGTCTTGTGCTGTCAATTTTGCTTAATGTGATCTATCGAATTATTGGCCGATGA
- the ruvB gene encoding Holliday junction branch migration DNA helicase RuvB — MSAEDKLMHRLKNGDDTDATVVRSIRPESLDSFVGQEAIKEKLRIFISASKGRGEPLDHCLFYGPPGLGKTTMANIIAKEMGGDLRVTTGPAIERAGDLASILSNLRPNDVLFIDEIHRLPSVVEEVLYSAMEDFFLNIVVGKGPMARSIKLQLPPFTLVGATTRLGLLTSPLRARFGIVEQMELYTPKELTAIVRRGASVLGVQIDEEASMEIGMRSRGTPRVALRLLRRVRDVAAVRGVGVVDVNVAREALDMLGVDKEGLDDGDRKFLRALVELFDGGPVGLSTLAAALNEDPQTIEDIYEPFLIQKGLLERTPRGRRATRGTYSYLGLQPSPKFQQLMLVEED; from the coding sequence ATGAGCGCTGAAGATAAGCTTATGCATCGTTTAAAGAACGGGGACGATACGGACGCCACGGTTGTTAGATCCATAAGGCCCGAAAGCCTTGATTCATTCGTGGGGCAAGAGGCGATTAAAGAAAAGCTAAGGATATTCATATCTGCATCCAAGGGTAGGGGGGAGCCCTTGGATCATTGTCTATTCTACGGCCCGCCTGGTCTTGGGAAGACCACGATGGCGAACATAATAGCAAAGGAAATGGGTGGTGATCTTCGTGTCACCACTGGTCCAGCCATAGAGCGTGCCGGAGATCTGGCCTCCATACTATCAAACCTAAGACCCAACGACGTGCTTTTCATAGACGAAATACACAGGCTCCCATCGGTGGTGGAAGAGGTGCTCTATTCTGCTATGGAGGACTTCTTTTTGAATATAGTCGTAGGTAAAGGTCCCATGGCAAGGAGCATAAAGCTTCAACTTCCCCCCTTTACGCTGGTGGGGGCAACTACCAGACTTGGTTTGTTGACTTCCCCCCTTAGGGCACGTTTTGGGATAGTAGAGCAGATGGAGTTATATACCCCTAAGGAGCTTACTGCCATAGTACGTCGTGGGGCTTCTGTACTTGGAGTTCAGATAGATGAAGAGGCATCGATGGAAATAGGGATGAGGTCCCGTGGCACCCCGAGGGTTGCGTTAAGGTTGTTAAGACGGGTCAGGGATGTGGCTGCGGTACGAGGAGTTGGGGTTGTAGATGTCAATGTAGCTAGAGAGGCCTTAGACATGCTTGGAGTTGACAAGGAAGGCCTTGATGATGGGGATAGGAAGTTTTTAAGAGCTTTGGTGGAGCTCTTTGACGGGGGTCCCGTGGGCCTATCAACCTTGGCAGCGGCCCTCAATGAAGATCCTCAGACCATAGAGGATATATATGAGCCGTTTCTCATCCAAAAGGGGCTATTGGAAAGGACCCCTAGGGGTAGGAGGGCTACCAGGGGAACGTATAGCTATCTTGGACTTCAACCTTCTCCCAAGTTTCAGCAACTCATGCTTGTTGAGGAGGATTGA
- the ruvA gene encoding Holliday junction branch migration protein RuvA: MIRYVEGFVCEVLGDILILEVSGVGIEINATRAVLERALPGERIKVYVYLSVTENGISLYGFHDEDERKLFILLLQVSNVGGKMAMSILRTLRKDELVQAIGAGDPSRIAKAPGVGAKRAERICFELKGKIDQFSFGVMQASESASEVSSLVEALVELGFSRGEAYSALSTVMGRLKGASEEELLMASLRLLGKG; this comes from the coding sequence TTGATAAGGTACGTTGAGGGGTTCGTTTGTGAAGTTTTGGGGGATATTCTGATATTGGAGGTTAGCGGCGTAGGGATTGAGATAAACGCCACCAGGGCTGTCTTAGAAAGGGCCCTTCCTGGAGAAAGGATTAAGGTTTACGTTTACCTGTCTGTCACTGAGAATGGCATATCGCTTTACGGATTTCACGATGAAGACGAACGGAAGTTGTTCATTCTTTTGCTGCAGGTGTCCAACGTGGGCGGCAAGATGGCCATGTCCATTCTAAGAACCCTTCGTAAAGATGAGCTAGTACAGGCCATAGGAGCTGGAGATCCTTCTAGAATAGCCAAAGCTCCCGGCGTAGGGGCTAAAAGGGCGGAACGCATATGTTTTGAGCTAAAGGGGAAAATAGATCAATTCTCCTTCGGCGTTATGCAAGCCTCAGAATCGGCATCAGAAGTATCGTCTTTAGTGGAGGCCCTGGTTGAACTGGGCTTTTCAAGAGGGGAAGCGTATTCCGCCCTTTCCACCGTGATGGGTAGGCTTAAGGGGGCTTCTGAGGAAGAGTTATTGATGGCATCCCTGAGGTTGCTTGGAAAGGGGTGA
- the ruvC gene encoding crossover junction endodeoxyribonuclease RuvC, whose protein sequence is MPSDEIRCLGIDPGIGTLGYGIVVQRGSELRAEGYGAIHTPPGLSLPERLKMLYRLMDERLSMFAPHLVAVERLYFGRNTTTAEMVWQARGVVLLYASMMGVPVIEPGPSEVKMAVCGYGGAQKRQVQLMVRCLLGLEACPTPDDVADALAVAIAGLAMGRLTCVGGLRIDKVR, encoded by the coding sequence ATGCCTAGCGACGAAATTCGTTGTCTTGGGATAGATCCTGGGATAGGTACCCTTGGGTATGGGATAGTGGTTCAGCGGGGTAGTGAACTTCGTGCGGAGGGGTATGGGGCTATCCATACCCCTCCCGGTCTTTCCTTGCCAGAAAGGCTTAAAATGCTCTATCGTCTTATGGATGAGAGGCTTAGCATGTTTGCCCCTCATCTTGTGGCTGTAGAGAGGCTATACTTCGGAAGGAATACGACTACCGCGGAGATGGTTTGGCAAGCTCGAGGGGTGGTATTGCTTTACGCATCCATGATGGGGGTCCCGGTGATTGAACCGGGGCCTTCGGAGGTTAAGATGGCGGTTTGTGGCTATGGTGGAGCACAAAAGAGACAAGTCCAGCTCATGGTACGTTGTCTTCTGGGACTGGAAGCATGTCCGACTCCTGATGATGTGGCCGATGCGCTTGCGGTTGCCATAGCGGGATTGGCCATGGGAAGATTGACCTGCGTCGGAGGATTAAGAATTGATAAGGTACGTTGA
- a CDS encoding YebC/PmpR family DNA-binding transcriptional regulator, giving the protein MAGHSKWANIKHRKAAQDAKKGAAYQRLTKAIIAAAKAGGGDPNANFRLKVAIERARAGNVPMDNIERAIKRGTGEIEGAVYEEVTYEGYGPAGVAIMVEAMTDNRNRTAAEIRSIFTKGGGAIGEAGCVAWNFDRKGLVKVDASGVDEASLLDVAAEAGAEDMQLEGDVFEIYCDPSVMSEVGEAIKNAGYTVSNMEIAMIPKNTVTISTKEEAAKVLALIDKFEDHDDVQSVYSNMEIPDEILEQLDA; this is encoded by the coding sequence GTGGCTGGACATTCAAAGTGGGCGAACATAAAGCACCGGAAGGCGGCTCAGGATGCAAAGAAAGGGGCCGCTTATCAGAGGCTTACCAAGGCCATAATAGCTGCTGCGAAGGCTGGTGGTGGTGATCCAAACGCCAATTTCCGTTTGAAGGTAGCTATTGAGAGAGCCAGGGCAGGCAACGTGCCCATGGACAACATAGAGAGAGCCATAAAGAGGGGTACCGGTGAGATAGAAGGAGCGGTGTACGAAGAGGTAACGTATGAAGGTTATGGCCCTGCTGGTGTGGCTATCATGGTTGAGGCCATGACAGACAACAGGAACCGGACGGCGGCAGAGATTCGCTCCATATTCACCAAGGGCGGAGGTGCCATCGGAGAGGCTGGGTGTGTGGCTTGGAACTTTGACCGGAAGGGGCTTGTGAAGGTAGATGCTTCCGGGGTTGACGAGGCATCCCTTTTGGACGTGGCTGCCGAAGCAGGGGCAGAGGATATGCAGCTGGAAGGTGATGTCTTTGAGATCTATTGTGATCCCTCTGTGATGAGTGAGGTAGGAGAGGCCATAAAGAACGCGGGCTACACGGTGAGCAATATGGAGATAGCCATGATTCCCAAGAACACCGTGACCATATCGACCAAAGAGGAGGCTGCCAAGGTCTTGGCTCTCATAGACAAATTTGAGGACCATGACGATGTGCAGAGCGTCTACTCTAACATGGAGATCCCAGACGAGATCCTTGAGCAGCTCGATGCCTAG
- the nadE gene encoding NAD(+) synthase produces MSVPVRDPEYLADVIVAWLKDKVSEAGALGGLVGLSGGVDSAVVAALSMRAFGSSGSLGVIMPCHSQPVDEEDARLVASSIGIPVIKVDLSSAFDVLIGSINGAGIALSHIGASNVKPRLRMATLYAIAQTRNLLVLGTGNRAELTFGYFTKHGDSGVDLLPLGRLIKHEVWALAEHLGIPARVVNKPPTAGLWEGQTDEGEMGVSYVDLDRHIMGLPVSLEARDRIDRAFERSRHKRMVPPVPEML; encoded by the coding sequence TTGAGCGTTCCGGTTAGGGATCCTGAGTATCTAGCGGACGTCATAGTTGCTTGGCTTAAAGATAAAGTAAGTGAAGCTGGGGCTTTAGGTGGCTTGGTGGGGTTAAGTGGTGGGGTTGACTCTGCGGTTGTTGCGGCCCTATCGATGCGGGCGTTTGGAAGCAGCGGCTCCCTGGGGGTAATAATGCCTTGTCATAGTCAGCCGGTAGATGAAGAGGATGCCCGTCTCGTCGCCTCATCCATTGGGATTCCCGTGATCAAGGTGGATCTTTCATCGGCTTTTGACGTGTTAATAGGCTCTATCAATGGTGCTGGCATAGCCTTGTCCCACATTGGAGCCTCCAACGTTAAACCGAGGCTGCGGATGGCCACTTTGTATGCCATTGCCCAAACAAGAAACCTATTAGTCTTGGGAACCGGCAATAGGGCGGAACTTACGTTCGGCTATTTTACAAAACATGGTGACTCAGGGGTAGATCTTTTACCCCTAGGAAGGCTCATAAAACATGAGGTTTGGGCCTTGGCAGAACACCTAGGTATACCGGCTAGGGTGGTCAACAAGCCACCTACCGCAGGTCTTTGGGAAGGGCAGACCGATGAGGGGGAGATGGGGGTATCTTATGTTGACCTGGATCGCCACATAATGGGATTGCCAGTTTCCTTGGAGGCAAGGGATAGGATCGATAGGGCTTTTGAGAGATCCCGGCACAAGCGAATGGTTCCGCCCGTGCCGGAGATGTTATAA
- a CDS encoding radical SAM protein — protein sequence MPLGLIIDGYVDEPACFGVPPYISPYVRYCAGVFMSHGFEVIYLTVDQIRQEKADHLIRSAEVTVVIAGLTVPGRYRGGSPMTLKELKGLSEIPRRGAMIVGGPIGSGYALKGGDAALDVSKILDVDCIATGDPEAVLDLWIRTKEMTHDAKRDYGTLAKWAEAGAQVVKMHPMYPLIIAELELSRGCDRTDGRCSFCVEGLKAREERSPDSVAAEVRCLAIAGVKAFRFGRCANVLTYGGTLTPKGWMPSPDGLRSLYSSVRSAAPDIKVLHMDNGNPKTIATFPDKSFEALKVIASYNTPGDTISLGLESLHPQVVLQNNLKVFFDQALEAVRIVNLAGGTRPFQNSMPSLLPGLNFLIGLPGENKETINENRRFLEKLLSEGLSVRRINIRRPMTFKSTPLGAVDSSAMKGIRDRDYKAFKDWVRSEVDPVMFSRVAPEGTIIRDVICEERLGNLIFGRPLGSYPPLLGITSSTLKEGDTTDVTVTGAGPRSLSGIPWPLDINNCSQQELQGIPGIGKARAMRLILNRPIAGLEQFKAVLDDPGLADKVAKFFSFPSDEGAI from the coding sequence TTGCCGCTTGGTCTGATAATAGATGGATATGTGGATGAGCCAGCCTGTTTTGGTGTGCCGCCCTATATATCCCCATATGTAAGGTACTGTGCCGGAGTGTTTATGTCCCACGGCTTTGAGGTTATATATCTCACAGTTGATCAGATTAGACAGGAGAAAGCAGACCATCTGATAAGATCCGCGGAGGTCACGGTGGTGATAGCAGGACTTACCGTCCCAGGACGATATCGTGGCGGATCTCCAATGACCCTTAAGGAGCTCAAGGGCTTATCTGAGATACCTAGACGGGGTGCAATGATAGTTGGAGGACCTATCGGAAGCGGCTATGCCCTCAAGGGAGGGGATGCGGCCTTAGATGTGTCTAAAATTCTGGATGTGGATTGCATTGCCACCGGGGATCCAGAGGCGGTTTTAGACCTATGGATTCGCACTAAGGAGATGACCCATGACGCCAAAAGAGACTACGGGACGCTAGCGAAGTGGGCAGAGGCAGGCGCCCAGGTGGTTAAGATGCATCCAATGTACCCTTTAATCATTGCTGAGTTGGAACTGTCCAGAGGATGCGACAGAACCGATGGGAGATGCAGCTTCTGTGTAGAAGGGCTTAAGGCGAGGGAGGAGAGATCTCCGGATTCCGTCGCCGCCGAAGTCCGATGTTTGGCAATAGCTGGGGTTAAGGCCTTTCGCTTCGGACGGTGTGCCAACGTCTTAACCTATGGAGGTACGTTAACTCCTAAGGGATGGATGCCCTCTCCCGATGGCTTGCGGAGCCTCTATTCCTCTGTTAGATCCGCCGCTCCAGATATCAAGGTTCTCCACATGGATAACGGTAACCCAAAGACCATAGCAACGTTCCCAGATAAGAGCTTTGAAGCACTAAAGGTCATAGCGTCTTACAACACACCAGGGGACACTATATCGTTAGGCCTTGAATCCCTGCACCCCCAGGTGGTACTGCAGAATAACCTAAAAGTGTTTTTCGACCAAGCCCTTGAAGCGGTAAGAATAGTTAACTTAGCAGGGGGAACAAGACCCTTTCAGAATTCAATGCCATCACTCCTGCCAGGGCTTAATTTTTTGATAGGGCTGCCCGGTGAAAACAAGGAGACCATCAACGAAAATCGAAGGTTCTTGGAGAAACTTCTCTCAGAAGGGCTTTCCGTAAGGAGGATCAACATAAGACGCCCTATGACCTTTAAATCTACTCCTCTGGGGGCTGTAGATTCCAGCGCCATGAAGGGCATACGGGATCGTGACTATAAGGCCTTTAAAGATTGGGTAAGAAGCGAAGTGGATCCTGTGATGTTCTCAAGGGTGGCTCCAGAGGGAACGATCATCAGGGATGTGATATGCGAAGAAAGGCTCGGCAACCTCATCTTCGGTCGCCCCTTGGGGAGCTATCCCCCTCTTTTAGGCATAACATCATCAACGCTTAAAGAAGGTGATACCACAGACGTAACGGTGACCGGAGCAGGCCCTAGATCTCTGTCTGGGATACCATGGCCACTTGATATTAACAACTGCAGCCAACAGGAGCTGCAGGGGATACCAGGCATAGGTAAGGCCCGGGCCATGCGGCTTATCTTGAACCGACCAATAGCGGGGTTGGAGCAGTTCAAAGCTGTACTTGATGATCCGGGCCTTGCCGATAAGGTGGCTAAGTTCTTTAGTTTTCCCAGTGACGAGGGGGCAATTTGA
- a CDS encoding nitrilase-related carbon-nitrogen hydrolase: MANKISVGLIQMDVLWGDPLGNIEKAKEMLNSIEDCDVAVLPELWSCSYQNERLSEHAQFTHKCLDVVANWCVDRASWSLAGSLPFSEGGALYNRAFWIDPTGTLVAYYDKVHLFPLLEEPSNFVAGNSPLITSVCGVPSGTAICYDIRFPEYIRRIALEDVWVLFVCAQWPLSRIDAWKTLVRARAIENQMFVVAVNRCGKGGGDIYGGHSTVVAPDGQVLMEMELDEGVVTVELDMAILHRTRKVMRVFDCRRKDLYGFPGEI, from the coding sequence ATGGCAAACAAGATAAGTGTTGGGCTCATTCAAATGGACGTCCTATGGGGAGACCCATTGGGAAACATTGAGAAGGCCAAGGAGATGCTTAATTCAATTGAAGATTGTGATGTGGCGGTCCTGCCGGAGCTTTGGAGCTGTTCGTACCAAAATGAGCGCCTTAGCGAACATGCGCAGTTTACCCATAAATGCCTTGATGTTGTGGCAAATTGGTGTGTAGACAGGGCCTCTTGGTCATTGGCAGGATCCCTGCCGTTTTCAGAGGGTGGAGCTTTATATAATCGTGCCTTCTGGATAGATCCAACGGGCACTCTCGTGGCTTATTATGATAAGGTTCACCTGTTCCCCCTTTTAGAAGAGCCGAGCAACTTCGTGGCGGGTAATTCCCCACTAATCACCTCTGTCTGTGGTGTCCCATCGGGGACCGCTATATGTTATGACATACGCTTCCCAGAGTACATAAGAAGGATTGCCCTTGAAGATGTTTGGGTTTTATTTGTTTGCGCCCAGTGGCCTTTGTCAAGGATAGATGCATGGAAAACGCTTGTGCGGGCAAGGGCAATTGAGAACCAGATGTTTGTGGTTGCGGTTAATCGCTGCGGCAAGGGGGGAGGGGACATATACGGCGGCCATTCTACCGTGGTAGCTCCTGATGGTCAGGTACTGATGGAGATGGAGCTTGATGAGGGGGTTGTGACGGTGGAGCTTGACATGGCGATCCTTCATCGCACCAGGAAGGTCATGAGAGTTTTTGATTGTCGTCGTAAGGATCTTTACGGGTTTCCTGGAGAGATCTAA